Proteins encoded in a region of the Onthophagus taurus isolate NC chromosome 10, IU_Otau_3.0, whole genome shotgun sequence genome:
- the LOC139431511 gene encoding uncharacterized protein, with amino-acid sequence MIRVLSYCRRFEAKEHGPLTVHEMNTILNAIIIEIQNRTFEMEIKSLRKNNQVDKKSKLSTLNPFIDKEGLLRVGGRLQKSPLAYDEIHPIIIPYHSQFSQMLIQNAHASTLHGGNQATLAYIRRKYWIINGKRDVRNILQKCVKCIRYKAQIAEQMMGELPAPRVCPAPPFTHTGVDYAGPIQIRTTKGRGHKSYKGYIAVFVCLTTKAIHLEAVSDIQSWSL; translated from the coding sequence ATGATTCGAGTACTTTCTTATTGTCGTCGATTCGAAGCTAAAGAACATGGACCGCTTACCGTTCACGAGATGAATACGATTCTAAACGCAATCATCATCGAAATCCAGAACAGAACGTTCGAAATGGAAATCAAAAGTCTGCGAAAAAATAACCAAGTGGACAAGAAAAGCAAGCTTTCGACACTTAATCCATTCATAGATAAAGAAGGTTTACTTCGTGTTGGCGGAAGATTACAAAAATCACCACTAGCCTACGATGAAATACACCCAATAATTATTCCTTACCATTCGCAATTTTCTCAAATGCTGATCCAAAATGCACATGCTTCAACTCTACATGGAGGAAATCAAGCAACGTTAGCTTAtattagaagaaaatattggATCATAAATGGAAAACGTGACGTACGAAACATCCTCCAAAAATGCGTAAAATGCATTAGATACAAGGCTCAGATAGCAGAACAAATGATGGGAGAACTTCCTGCACCAAGAGTCTGCCCAGCTCCCCCATTCACTCATACTGGTGTAGATTATGCCGGCCCGATTCAAATTCGTACCACGAAAGGAAGAGGCCACAAATCATATAAAGGGTACATCGCCGTCTTTGTATGCCTGACAACGAAAGCAATTCATTTGGAAGCAGTCAGTGACATTCAGTCGTGGTCACTGTGA